One segment of Solanum stenotomum isolate F172 chromosome 1, ASM1918654v1, whole genome shotgun sequence DNA contains the following:
- the LOC125845869 gene encoding protein ALP1-like — MNFNLGDCSNNNDEDFSSSSSSSLDLDFFPSTEHHDNLINQLRMNNYMFQQVLQNHTNEVFIGGSIPGHVVINRDREAADDNLFRDYFSATPRFNDAIFRRRYRMSRNLFLRIVDAIKDHDTYFEQRIDALGRFGLSTLQKITAVFRMLAYGLPADATDEYVKIGESTTIESMKRFCRAIVEVFGERYLRSPTPNDVARLLHIGEQRGFPGMLGSLDCMHWKWKNCPTAWAGQYAGRSGSPTIILEAVADYDLWIWHAYFGLPGTNNDINVLESSHLFSNLASGIAPPAHYVIQGKEYDMGYYLADGIYPKWSTIVQTIRDPHSQQKKYFAMKQESCRKDVERAFGVLQSRFAIIAGPSRFWRKEVLHDIMTTCIILHNMIIEDERDLNAPIQDAIEAPTPTIEMVVDENLRFEQFLARHKKIKDKNAHFELRNALIEHLWEQRNNFEN, encoded by the coding sequence ATGAATTTCAATCTTGGAGATTGttctaataataatgatgaagaTTTTTCTTCTTCGTCATCATCTTCGTTAGATTTGGATTTTTTTCCTAGTACAGAACACCATGATAATTTAATAAATCAACTACGTATGAACAACTACATGTTCCAACAAGTTCTACAAAACCATACTAATGAAGTTTTCATAGGTGGCTCCATTCCAGGTCATGTGGTAATCAATCGTGATCGTGAGGCGGCAGATGATAATTTATTTCGTGATTATTTTTCAGCCACACCACGCtttaatgatgcaatatttcgCCGTCGTTATAGAATGTCCCGCAATTTGTTTCTTCGTATCGTTGATGCAATTAAAGATCACGACACGTACTTTGAACAACGCATTGATGCACTAGGTAGATTTGGATTATCTACTTTGCAAAAAATTACTGCTGTGTTTAGAATGTTGGCATATGGTTTGCCAGCGGATGCCACTGACGAATACGTGAAAATTGGAGAGTCAACTACGATTGAAAGTATGAAGAGATTTTGTCGAGCTATTGTAGAGGTTTTTGGTGAGCGATATTTGAGATCACCAACACCTAACGATGTTGCGAGGCTTCTACACATTGGTGAGCAACGTGGTTTCCCAGGAATGTTAGGTAGTCTAGATTGCATGCACTGGAAATGGAAAAATTGTCCAACGGCATGGGCTGGGCAATACGCAGGTCGTAGTGGATCACCAACAATTATTCTTGAAGCTGTTGCTGATTATGACCTTTGGATATGGCATGCTTATTTTGGTTTGCCTGGCACCAATAACGATATTAATGTTTTAGAGTCATCACATTTATTTTCCAATCTTGCTAGCGGTATTGCGCCTCCCGCCCATTATGTTATTCAAGGAAAAGAATACGATATGGGTTATTATTTAGCTGATGGTATATATCCTAAATGGTCTACAATTGTTCAAACTATTCGTGATCCTCATtcccaacaaaagaaatatttcgcGATGAAACAAGAATCGTGCCGAAAAGATGTTGAACGTGCATTCGGAGTTTTGCAATCACGTTTTGCAATTATTGCAGGACCGTCACGTTTTTGGAGAAAGGAAGtgctacatgatataatgactacatgtattatactgcacaacatgataattgaggatgaacgtgatcttaatgcaccaattcaagatgccatagaggctccaactccaactattgaaatggtggtagatgaaaatctccggtttgaacaatttttagctagacataaaaaaattaaggacaaaaatgctcattttgaactccgtaatgcattaatagagcatttatgggagcaacgtaataattttgaaaattga